The Orcinus orca chromosome 1, mOrcOrc1.1, whole genome shotgun sequence DNA window ATGGCAGAGAGTGAgcaagcaagctctctggtgtctcttcttataaaggcactaatcccgtCATGAGGGTCCCACTCTCAGGACCTCATCTAAaatcacagaatgggagaaaatttttgcgaATTATATATCTAGTATCCAGAGTATATAAGgaattctgggggcttccctggtggcgcagtggttaagaatccgcctgccaatgcaggggacacgggtttgagccttggtccaggaagatcccacgtgccacggttcaactaagcctgtgtgccacaactactgagcccgcgctctagagcccgtgagccacaactactgaagcccgtgtgccacaactactgaaggctgcgtgcctagagcctgtgctctgcaacaagagaagccactgcaatgagaagccctcgcaccgcaacgaagagtagcccccgctcgccgcaactagagacagcccatgcacagcaatggaagacccaacacagccaataaataaataaataagtaaaatctatataaaaaataaataaagaattctgGAAACTGAACAAGAAGACAATCCAAttcaaaataggcaaaggacttgaatgggTGTttattcaaagaagatatacaaacagccTATTGgccaatatcattagtcatcaggaaaatgcaaatcaaaaccacaatgagctaccactttttttttttttttttttttttttttgctgtacgtgggcctctcactgttgtagcctctcccgttgcggagcacagggtcctgacacgcaggctcagcggccatggctcacaggcctagccgctccgcggcatgtgggatcttcccagaccggggcacgaacctgtgtcccctgcatcggcaggcggactctcaatcactgcaccaccagggaagcccgatgagcTACCACTTTACACACACTAGGATAGCTAGAGTCAAAAAGTCAGGTATAACAAGTGGTAGTAGGGATGTGGACAAACTGGAACtctgtacattgctggtggagaTGCAAAATACCACTGTGGataaacaatttggcagttcctcactaagttaaacatacaattaccctatgacccagcaatttcactcctagatatgtatccaaaagaattgaaaacaggtgtccAAACAAATACTCGTACAGGAATGTTtttagcagcactattcacgacagccaaaaggtggaaacaagccaaatgtctatcaattgatgaatggatagtcaaaagtgtggtatatccatacaatggaatattattctgccatttaaaaaatggagtgaaggggcttccctgtggcgcagtggttgagagtccgcctgccgatgcaggggacatgggttcgtgccccggtctgggaagatcccacatgccgcggagcggctgggcccgtgagccatggccactgagcctgcgcgtccggagcctgtgctccgcaaggggagaggccacaacagtgagaggcccgcgtaccagtaaaaaaataaaaaaaaataaaagaaataaaaaatggagtGAAGTACTAAAACAtgctacatggatgaaccttgaaaaccttattctaagtgaaagaagcgagacacaaaatgtcacacattgtatgattctatttgcaTGTGACATTCAGAACAGGCAAGTCAAGTCTATGGAAACAGGAATCAGACtagcggttgccaggggctgggtggaggggtAAATGGAGAGTGACAGCTTAATGGGTATGgaatttccttttggggtgatgaaagtgtCTCAAACTAAATAGAGGCAAtgtttgcacaacactgtgaatatactaaatgccactgaattttacactttaactGGATAATgattcattttatgttatgtgaattttacctcaagtTAATAAAAAGACTGATGAGCAAGGAGGTACCTGTGGCATCTGCTAACTGAGAGGTTGTGTCGGGTGGCACCAACATGTGAAGTGTTGGCGTACATCTCCTTGTACTTCTTTGTTCCTTTGCCTGCTCTGAAGCTTTTTGTTCCTTTCCAGTGTTTCCAATTCCTGCAAGTAGGATACAAGTGGTTTAGGAGTTTTCTGCTCTAATAAAGGACTGCAcctaaaaagaagagggaaaggagcaaaggagggagagaggctggaaagaaggaaggaggaaggaaggactaAGAAGTAGGAAACGGTGACTGATTCAGCTTACAAATGGCCAACTCAGCCCTGGGAAGATTCATAGAACTTACcacacttcctcctcctcccccattgCTCCCTCCAGGCTCCAGATAGAAAGGCTGAAGTATTGTCAGCTCCCCAGGAACCAAGGGTCCCTCTCAATGCCAGGCTTCTTCGGATGCTGtcactcagtcttttttttttttttaattaatttatttttggctacattgggtctccgttgctgcgcacgggctttctctagttgcagcgaacgggggctactcttccttgcggtgcgcaggcttctcactgcagtggcttctcttgttgcaaagcacaggctctaggcaagcaggcttcagtggttgtggcatgcaggctcagcagttgtggctcatgggctccagagctcaggctcagtagttgtggtgcatgggcttagttgctgtgcggcacgtgggatcttcccggaccagggatcgaacccgtgtcccctgcatcggcaggcggattcttaaccgctgagccaccagggaagtcccctaaatataatttttaatgaatatgtttCAGAAATCTGAAAATGGAATACATAGGATATGCAGCAATGCATATTCAAGAATAGTGGAACAACCCAGGGTCGTCCCCAATTGTCCAGGCAAGCCCCACCACCCCCAACCTGTCCCACAGTGAGGAGGTAGTTAACAGGAAGCTGAACCGCTACACTGGAACTGCAACTCAAGACTGTGGGAGCAGGAGTTCTGAAGTAAAGTTCTTGCTCAGCACAAAcctggttgtgtgaccttgagaaagttattCACTATTCCCTGCTTCTGTTACTTTGGTTATAAAATTAAGCTAATGGTATGAACCTATTTACCAGAAATATCATGAGATTTAATGAGCGTAGTTGttgctcacgggctcagtagttgtggtgcatgggcttagttgctccgcggcatgtgggctcttcccggaccagggattggacccatgtcccctgcactggcaggcagattcttaaccactgtgccaccaggaagtcccagtttaaaaaaaaaaaaaattacttaggttttgccgggtcttagttgcggcatgcgggatgttcgctgtggcatgcggactcttagttgcgggaTGCATACGGGATGTGTTCCCCGaacaaggattgaacccaggctcctgcactgggagtgcagagtcttacccactggaccaccaggaagtcccataAAGCTCAGGTAGTCTTAAATTAGGCTGCTCCAAAAATTCATTTAACCTTTTTAAGAATTCAAACTCACGATTCCTCATTTTCACGTTAAAGTTCCAACTTTTTGCTTCAATCATCATTagactgatttttatttaaaatataggacAAGAGCAGATGGTACACTGCTATTGAGGAATCAACTCAGGAACATCATTCCCAATAAGGAAATTACTGATTGTAAGTCATGAAAACACTGTCATCTTCAAACTTaagaggttgttttgttttgtgtttggccACGtcgcttgcgggatcttagttcccccatcagggatcgaacctgggcccatggcagtgaaagcagggagtactaaccactagactgccagggaatcgcCAAACTTAAGAGATTTTGTATGCCTTTCTTTGGTCACAAAAATGTGAAATGGAAGATATTACTTGTTCCTCAaccaatttttaaacttttcaaattttgtagtgttctaaaattttaaaaaatgtttatgactTAATATAATCATTTCTTGCACTTCATCTTTGAGGTCATTTTGTTGCTGGCCACTAGAATCTCAGCACTCATACCTCAAGAGTACCATAAATAAACTTTTCATCAGCAGCATCATGGACAAGTTTTGGAAACAGCCATTGTTTCTGGTCTGCAAGGACAGGGTCAATGACTTATCCAAGCTGTTATCACTCAGTGGCCCTAAAGGCTTTTGTGTAATAGGGTCTTACAACAAAAGACTCGTCACAATTCTGGGGCAAATGATCTACTGAACTGGAGAATTGAAAATGTCTTGCCAATGGCCCATAGGTCacttgaagttttgttttgttttttgtctggaCGAATTACACAAGTAGTTTGTATAATAATTTAGCTAAACAAGGCCTTAAAGTCTAATTTGAATCAAGAGCATACTCGGCAAAGCAAAATATAGCCTAAGAAATAATTCTGATTCTGTGCTGTTAACAGATTTGATTAGGAGTCAAAACACCTGGATGCCAAGGCAACACATGATTTCTAATTCCAGCCTTTTCAACCTACGCAAGGATAATTAGAACAAGGATAACTAGTTCATATGAAGAGCTGTttactccattttataaatgcaaAATGGTGTGATTATTGATGGTGCCTTGAATTACACCTTTTTAAGCAATCACTCCTGTTTTCCAGGCTGCTCTTGACCTTACGCTTTGGATTGAGGTTTATTCCTTAAGAAGCTTTCTCTGAACACCTCTTGACTAGTGTCCGACAGGGAAAGGGGCCTTTCCATTCTCCATGTCACATTGGTCCCCCCATGTTGCACAGCACTTATCACACTGTGCTTTGTCTCCAAGTTCCCTACTGCTGGTACCCTGTCTGATTCATTTTAGTGGTTCAGTAGTGTATCCCCCTACCCCTCTTCAGATAGAAGGCATTAGACACAGTTCACTGATGacaatttattataatttgttGGAAGCACACAGATAGATATTAATTAAACCAGAACTATGTCTGGTTTAAGAGAAGTGGGCAATAACAGGTAGCCATGCTATAGGGAACTGTGTGCACTTAATCATCATCATGTTTTAGTTTCTTGATTGACTGCTTGTGCCGCTCAATTTCTTTCTGCAGGTGCTCAATCTCCTTCATGTGATGAGAGATCTCATTTTCATGGTGTTTCTTCAAGGCTGCCAGCTGTTCTTTAGCACGAGCTCTACAAGGACATAGTGGCTCTTGGTTTAATCCCAATCCTTCACCCCAAAGAGACCTCTAAGCATAATCTGAAATACCTAAGGCAAAGAACAGGAGTCCCGATCCCATGGGAGTCTGGCTGGTCATCCTCTTCTACCCTCTCAAGCCCCATATTAAGAATACTCCACCTTAAGGTGTATCATTTTTAGGAGATGACCAAAATGATTCCATCTTCCTGGTGCTAGTGCCTGAAATTCCACCGCTAATGATGGATTCCTTTCAGATTCAGTAGAAAACTCCAGAGAGGTATGACTTAAGTCCCTAACTGGGGGACTTATTAGAGGAACAACCCAGAGAACAGAATCCCTTTTGGGAGGAAAAAGAGCaaaaggtgggggtgggataTACGAAGGGGCATAGTTAAAGGACAAATATATGTGTCCTATCCCAGTTAATCTAGGGCTTTCTTTACCTGAGAACTGCAAGACCCACTGTAAAGGCCAAAAtgaagggggggggggaagaagcGGTCTCTCGCAGTACTTGGCAGTCCAAGTTTAGGTCTCAAGAAGGGGTGATTCAAATGTTGGTTCGGCCACATATGGGCCTCTGTTTTCCATAACTGTACAATGCAGGAGGCCAATTAGATGATCTCTAAGGGCTGCACCTTGTCTCTCTGGTATGGCAGGTGCTATGGTGGTAATTCTTAAAAGTGAGCAAGAGAGGGTGGAAGAGAAAAGATAGGTCAAGGAGAAGCAGAAGCTAGATTAGTTCCACGCTGCTCCTCACTGTGGATAGAAGTCACTGTAAGATAACTCGAGGTTGGTAAACAGGATAGGTAGGCCCAGTCCACACCATACTCCTAAAAGCTGGGCTGGGTGGAGCAGGCCAAGTCTCCGAGGAGTGGGGGACGGGGTTCCAGCCATGAGCAGCTGCTACATGCTCTACGACCCACTCGCTCAGGCCAGTTGGAGAGGTGGGCGGGGGGGTGTCTAGAAATGGCTGAGAGGGTCTGAGGAGTCAGGGAATCCATCCACGCGGGGCTAGCAAAGCTGAGGCCTGGGGTGATGGGTGGGTGAGGGCCGAGGGAGTCAGGCTCAGGGGGTCTGCATGTATTGGAACCGTCGGATCTAGACACTCTGGGAGGAATTTGGGGGGCGTTTGGCATGATGCGGGGTAAACTCCACGGGTGGGGATGGTAAAAGATTCAGGAACAGATGAGCGGTGGTTGGCGAGTTCTGAAGACCCGCAGGTGGAAACGGCTTGGGCGTGGAGGCCTTGGGATTCGGCAGCGCACGGGAAGCGCCCTACAGGTGGCGAGAGTCGGGTCCTCAAGTGTTGGGTGTAATGGGTTCAGGGGCCGGGAGTTCTACTGGGGGGATGGGGCGCCCCAGGACGCCAGGGAGGGATGGGTGGGGCGACTGACAATTGAAGGACTGGAAGGCCGTGAGAGATATAGGGCTGGATTCGGGGTCCCGTGGGCCTCACCGGAAGTATCGCTCCTCTTCGGCCTGCTCTTTTTTTCCGAAGGCTCCACCGGCGTCCCGGACCGCGCCCGCAGTGGAGCCGAGATTGTCTGCCTGCGGAAAGCGACGGGGGTATTGGTAAAGGTGAGGGCGGCAGAGAGGGGATCTGCGCTCAGGGCTGGGGCAACAGGCACCGCCGGCGGCGTACCGATTCCGAGCCGAAGCCCCGGCCCTGCATGGCCCAGACGCTCCACACGCCGAACCGCGTCCGCGCCGCCAATGCCGTGGCTGCCATTGCTGTCAGTGCAGCACCCCTCCAGTGACCGGAGGTGCAAGCTTCTTCGCAGGAGCTAACGGCGCTGCAGGCCAGGCCGCCAATCGTTTCGCTGGAGAGGCGGGATGAACCTGGGAGTAGCGAATCACGAGAGGTAGAGGCGGGGTTCCTGTAGTTTGCAGCGAATCCTGGCCTAGAGGCGGGCCTATTCTTAGCCAACCCCTAGCAAGGGCTCCAGGGTCAAAGGACtggagaaaaataatggaggagaTAGAAAAGCTAGAACAGAGGGGCAGAAGTCAAGAAATTGTAAACCTCCTACAtcgctggtaggaatgtaaaattgttcagccgctgtggaaaacagcttggcagttgctcaaaaggttaaatatagaattaccaaatTCCTTTCTAGGAAATTGTACCCCTCAAATAGAAAACTGGTACTCaacacatgttcatagcagcaccaattcacagtagccaaaagatggaaacaacccaaatgtccatcagctgacgaatgaacaaacaaactGTGTTATACACATGTGATGGAATActattaagccataaaaaaataatgaaataatgatgTATGCTATGCCTTGAATGAACCTGGAAAACATTGTTAAGCGaatgaagccagacacaaaaggtcacatgttgtatgactgcatttatatgaaatgtccagagtaaGTAAGTCCATAAGGACAATACACAGATTGgttgttgccaggggttgggaaaTATGCGTACGAAATGTTGATTAGGTGCCGGGTATCCTTTTGGGGCCATGCAACTGTTCTgtaactagatagaggtgatggttgcacaacactgtgaatgtactaaaggccactgaattgttcactttaaaatggttaattgtaTGTCACGTGTATTTAACCTCGGTTTAAAGAAGAGTTTACTTAGATTGGAGGTGTCTGGCTGGGCTTCGAGCCCTTTAAGAGTCACAAGGGGGAGAGGCGGACCTGTAAGAAGACGTGAGGTAGCGCTTGCGCAGAAGAGTCACATGGTGGCTGGGCCGGGGAAATGGCGGCTCCAGGAGAGAGCGGGGCTTCGGGTGGCGGCGGTAGCACGGAGGAGGCATTTATGACCTTCT harbors:
- the ATP5IF1 gene encoding ATPase inhibitor, mitochondrial; translation: MAATALAARTRFGVWSVWAMQGRGFGSESADNLGSTAGAVRDAGGAFGKKEQAEEERYFRARAKEQLAALKKHHENEISHHMKEIEHLQKEIERHKQSIKKLKHDDD